CGCTGGTGGTGGCGACGGCTCCGTCACCCTCCCCTTCGGCCACCGGGTCCGACGAGCCGAGCCCGGAGCCGAGCCCGACGCCCTGAGTCGAGAGCCCGCGGCAGCGGGGCGGGCCGGGAGGTGGGCGGCCGGCCCGGGTCACCACATCCGGCGTCTGGTCCCCACCAGGCCCAGCCCGGCCAGCGAGATCGCCAGCCCGAGCAGTCCCGACCAGAAGAGCGACTGGCTGAGCGCCTGCCGCTGGTCGGTCGACGACCGGCCGGCCGGTGCGTCGGCGAGCGCCCCCTCGCCGCCGCCGGCACCCGGGCCGGTGCCGGTCGTCGAGTCGGTGCCGGCGTCCGGGCCACCCGCGGCGTCCGGCTCCGTCGCGGCGTCGGCCGGCGGACCCCAGTCGTCCGGATCACCGGGGTCGCCCGTGTTCCCGCCGCCGGACGGGGCCTCGACGACGGTGATCTCGGGAGCCGGCACCGGCTCCGCCAGCCGGGTCGCCGACTCGGCCGGGTACCGCACCAGCACGACGAGCGTGAGGGCGGCGCCGACCAGCGCCATCAGCCCGAAGGCGTAACCGGTACGGGACCTGTGGTGCCGCCGCGCGGCGGGCATAGGAAGCATGGCCATCCCAGGTTCAGGGTCCGGGACGCGCGGGGTGGAGACGTTCGCCGGGGTGGGCGTACCGAGTCTATGGCGACGGCACGCCCTCCGACCGGGTAATGGCGCAGCTCAGCCCACCGGAACGGGCGTCCGGTTGAGCGGCCGCCGGGGCCGTACGGTGTGCGGGCGCGGCGCGGGAGCGGCCTGGAGCGTCCGGAGGCCGGCCTGCTGGACGAAGATCGACCGCCGGTTGACCGCGTCCCCCGATGCGTTCAACTCGTAACCGTCGAGCCAGAGCCAACCGTCGTAGGTGGGCCAGTCGAGTACCCGGATGACCCGGAACGTGATGGGCCTGAGGAACTGGACACTCGCCGCGCGAGTCACGTGCAGTACGTCACCAGAGCGGGGAAGCACATGGGCTCCTGTGAAGATATGGCCGGCGGTGCCGACCGGAGGTGATCGGGGGAAGTGTGCGATCCCGTGGGCGGGTCGTGCCCCGTGGACCGGTGGATCGTCGGTGCTGGTCGGGCCGTACCCGCTGGTGGCGGACCGCCACCCGACCATCACCCGGCTGCTCCCGGGTACCGCTCCCGCCGCCGCAGCCGTCCGGCGTGCAGCGGCGGGGTCCTCACCCCGGGGCAGGTCTCGTCGTCGCAGCAGGCGCGGGACGCCCGACCGTCGCCCGGCCGCCGGTGGGTTCGCCACGGCGGGGAAGCATCCGGAGACGGTGAGTGATCCGAGCCATACGGACAGACTGCATCAGCGTCGTGCGACATGCAAGTTGCACGTCGACTTTTGCCGATACGTGAGTACGACACGTGAACGAGGCGCTTGAAGACGCCGACCCCGGAGCGGCACACTGGACGCCGGTTTCGCCCGTCGCGGCCGGTCGACGACCGGCACCACCCCTGCCGCGAACGATCGCCCGCCATCCGGTCGCGCCCTCGGCGGGTGTGGACGCAGGCGCGAGCGACCGGAGGTAACCGGGTGAGCGCGAGGCAAGGCCGTCGCCGTCCAGCGACCCGAGGGGTGACGCGGTGAGCGAACGGCGCAGCCCCACCATCCGGCGTCGCCGGCTGGGGGCGGAACTCCGCCGCCAGCGGGAGGCCGCCGGGATCACCATCGAGGTGGTCGCCGAGCAGTTGGAGTGCTCCGCCTCGAAGATCTCCCGGATCGAGACCGGTCACACCTCGGCCACCCCGCGCGACGTCCGGGACATGCTGCGGATCTACGGCGTGGTCGGCACCGAGAGCGACGAGCTGGTGCAGATCGCGCGGGAGGCCCGGCAGAAGGGGTGGTGGCACCCGTACAGCACGGTGCTGGTCGGGGCGTACGTCGGGCTGGAGGCGGCGGCCAGTTCGATCCGGGCGTACGAGCAGCAGGTGGTGCCGGGACTGCTGGAGACGGAGGAGTACGCCAGTGCCATGATCCGGGCGGCCCGCCCGGACTTCACCGTAGACCAGGTGCAACAACGGGTGCGTGTCCGTCTGGGGCGTCAGTCGTTGTTGACCCAGGACGATCCGGTCGATTTGTGGGTGGTGCTCGACGAGGCGGTGCTGAGCCGGCCGGTGGGCGGCGACGAGGTGATGCGTGGCCAGCTCAAGCGGTTGGTGGAGGTGGCCGAACTGCCGAACGTGACGTTGCAGGTCCTGCCCTTCGAGGTGGGCGCGCACGCCGGCATGGACGGCACGTTCACCATTCTCAGCTTCCCCGAACCGAG
This genomic interval from Micromonospora coxensis contains the following:
- a CDS encoding helix-turn-helix domain-containing protein: MSERRSPTIRRRRLGAELRRQREAAGITIEVVAEQLECSASKISRIETGHTSATPRDVRDMLRIYGVVGTESDELVQIAREARQKGWWHPYSTVLVGAYVGLEAAASSIRAYEQQVVPGLLETEEYASAMIRAARPDFTVDQVQQRVRVRLGRQSLLTQDDPVDLWVVLDEAVLSRPVGGDEVMRGQLKRLVEVAELPNVTLQVLPFEVGAHAGMDGTFTILSFPEPSDPDVVYAENATGGLFLEKSDELQKYSFIFDHIRAAAIRPEESIAHIAKLVEEPLWKWRPRSTPWT